One stretch of Actinacidiphila sp. DG2A-62 DNA includes these proteins:
- a CDS encoding cysteine hydrolase family protein, translating into MTTTTPQPAPDAPDASPAPHAPGTPDASGPRTALLVIDVQESFRQRESWRAASDPEVATAVAALVAHARDSGHLVVWVLHAEPGSGTVFDPALGHVRLMDGLEPAEGEPLLTKTSHNAFTTTNLQQILTAHGVRAVITCGVRTEQCVETTSRLASDLGYEATVVLDACATEPIAHPDAPAGRPLAEVLADPRTLQPAEVIERTRYALAGRFATVTTLRELTGR; encoded by the coding sequence ATGACCACCACCACTCCGCAGCCCGCGCCGGACGCGCCGGACGCTTCGCCCGCCCCGCACGCCCCGGGCACCCCCGACGCCTCCGGCCCCCGTACCGCGCTGCTCGTCATCGACGTCCAGGAGTCCTTCCGGCAGCGGGAGAGCTGGCGGGCCGCGTCCGACCCCGAGGTCGCCACCGCGGTGGCCGCCCTGGTCGCCCACGCCCGTGACAGCGGCCACCTCGTGGTGTGGGTGCTGCACGCGGAGCCGGGCTCCGGCACCGTCTTCGACCCCGCGCTCGGCCACGTACGGCTGATGGACGGGCTCGAACCCGCCGAGGGCGAACCGCTGTTGACCAAGACCTCGCACAACGCGTTCACCACCACCAACCTGCAGCAGATCCTCACGGCGCACGGCGTGCGCGCGGTGATCACCTGCGGCGTGCGCACCGAGCAGTGCGTCGAGACCACCTCCCGGCTCGCCTCCGACCTCGGCTACGAGGCCACGGTCGTGCTCGACGCGTGCGCCACCGAGCCCATCGCGCACCCCGACGCGCCCGCCGGCCGGCCGCTCGCCGAGGTGCTCGCCGACCCCCGCACCCTCCAGCCCGCCGAGGTGATCGAACGCACCCGCTACGCCCTGGCCGGCCGCTTCGCCACGGTGACCACCCTCAGGGAGCTGACCGGGCGCTGA
- a CDS encoding MFS transporter, with the protein MPELTYRRRMLVLGICCMSLLIVSLDNTILNVALPSMQKDFHTSVSGLQWTIDAYLVVIASLLLLAGSTADRIGRKRVFQSGLVLFTLGSLLCSLAPGLGWLIVFRMVQAVGGSMLNPVAMSIITNTFSDARERARAIGVWGGVVGISMAAGPIVGGALVESVGWRSIFWINLPVGVVALALTARFVPESRAPRARRTDPVGQVLVIALLGSLTYGIIQGSEAGWTSPEIIGCFVLAALSLAGLARYETRRDDPLIDTRFFRSAPFSGATVIAVCAFAALGGFLFLNTLYLQNDRGMSALRAGLYMLPMALMCLVFAPLSGRLVGARGPRLPLALAGVMMTASGVLLAALDAQSSNALLFTSYVLFGIGFGLVNAPITNTAVSGMPRAQAGVAAAVASTSRQVGQSLGVAVLGAALAAGLHEGSWWIITGCGAAVLALGLLTTGAWARGTATRTAELLMTPEEAADPAAPGGPPRKTVKA; encoded by the coding sequence ATGCCCGAGCTGACGTACCGGCGGCGCATGCTCGTCCTCGGCATCTGCTGCATGAGCCTGCTGATCGTCAGCCTCGACAACACGATCCTGAACGTGGCGCTGCCGTCCATGCAGAAGGACTTCCACACCAGCGTCTCCGGGCTGCAGTGGACCATCGACGCCTACCTCGTGGTGATCGCGTCGCTGCTGCTGCTGGCCGGCTCGACCGCGGACCGGATCGGCCGCAAGCGGGTCTTCCAGAGCGGCCTGGTGCTCTTCACCCTCGGCTCGCTGCTGTGCAGCCTCGCCCCCGGCCTCGGCTGGCTGATCGTCTTCCGGATGGTGCAGGCGGTCGGCGGCTCGATGCTCAACCCGGTGGCGATGTCGATCATCACCAACACCTTCTCCGACGCGCGCGAGCGCGCCCGGGCCATCGGCGTGTGGGGCGGCGTCGTCGGCATCAGCATGGCCGCCGGGCCGATCGTCGGCGGCGCGCTGGTGGAGTCGGTCGGCTGGCGCTCGATCTTCTGGATCAACCTGCCGGTGGGCGTGGTCGCGCTGGCGCTGACCGCGCGGTTCGTGCCCGAGTCGCGGGCCCCGCGGGCGCGCAGGACCGACCCGGTCGGCCAGGTGCTGGTGATCGCGCTGCTCGGCTCGCTGACGTACGGCATCATCCAGGGCTCGGAGGCCGGCTGGACCTCGCCGGAGATCATCGGCTGCTTCGTGCTGGCCGCGCTGTCGCTGGCCGGACTGGCCCGCTACGAGACGCGGCGCGACGATCCGCTGATCGACACGCGCTTCTTCCGCAGCGCGCCGTTCTCCGGCGCGACGGTCATCGCGGTGTGCGCGTTCGCCGCGCTCGGCGGCTTCCTCTTCCTCAACACCCTCTACCTGCAGAACGACCGCGGCATGTCGGCGCTGCGCGCGGGCCTGTACATGCTGCCGATGGCGCTGATGTGCCTGGTCTTCGCGCCGCTGTCGGGCCGCCTGGTCGGCGCCCGGGGACCGCGGCTGCCGCTGGCGCTGGCCGGCGTGATGATGACGGCGAGCGGGGTGCTGCTGGCGGCGCTGGACGCGCAGTCCTCGAACGCGCTGCTGTTCACCTCGTACGTGCTGTTCGGCATCGGCTTCGGCCTGGTCAACGCGCCGATCACGAACACCGCGGTGTCCGGCATGCCGCGCGCCCAGGCGGGCGTGGCGGCGGCGGTGGCCTCCACCAGCCGCCAGGTCGGGCAGTCGCTCGGCGTCGCGGTGCTCGGCGCGGCGCTGGCGGCGGGACTCCACGAGGGTTCCTGGTGGATCATTACGGGATGCGGCGCGGCCGTCCTCGCCCTCGGGCTGCTCACCACCGGCGCCTGGGCCCGGGGCACCGCCACCCGCACGGCCGAGCTCCTGATGACCCCCGAAGAGGCCGCGGACCCGGCCGCCCCCGGCGGCCCCCCACGGAAGACGGTGAAGGCATGA
- a CDS encoding MarR family winged helix-turn-helix transcriptional regulator, with the protein MTTSTPPDAANAREAADATEAPEGPEAGDTAGTAPGGADSGQPAGGSAGSGGTGGAGGIGSGGASGSGGADATPEAADGDGDGDDVASRVWRGLRLVVLERHEGRKEVVEALGMSFFRIKALRRIAARPSRLSELAAELGSDRPYLTLVVDDLLKRGLVERDRDPADRRSKIVTATAEGRAVAARANAILGTPPRCCARCRPATWPSWSGSCQP; encoded by the coding sequence ATGACGACCAGCACGCCGCCCGACGCGGCGAACGCGCGGGAAGCGGCGGACGCGACGGAAGCGCCGGAAGGGCCGGAAGCGGGGGACACGGCAGGCACGGCCCCGGGCGGGGCGGACTCCGGGCAGCCGGCGGGCGGGAGCGCGGGCTCGGGCGGTACGGGCGGCGCGGGTGGCATCGGCTCGGGCGGTGCGAGCGGCTCGGGCGGCGCCGACGCGACGCCGGAGGCGGCCGACGGGGACGGGGACGGGGACGACGTCGCGTCGCGGGTCTGGCGGGGGCTGCGGCTCGTGGTGCTGGAGCGCCACGAGGGGCGCAAGGAGGTCGTCGAGGCGCTCGGGATGAGCTTCTTCCGGATCAAGGCGCTGCGGCGGATCGCCGCGCGGCCCTCGCGGCTCAGCGAACTCGCCGCCGAACTGGGCTCGGACCGGCCCTACCTCACGCTGGTGGTCGACGACCTGCTCAAGCGCGGCCTGGTGGAGCGCGACCGGGACCCGGCCGACCGGCGTTCGAAGATCGTCACGGCGACGGCCGAGGGCCGGGCCGTCGCCGCGCGGGCGAACGCGATCCTCGGCACCCCTCCCCGGTGCTGCGCGCGCTGCCGGCCCGCGACCTGGCCGAGCTGGAGCGGATCGTGTCAGCCCTGA
- the dusB gene encoding tRNA dihydrouridine synthase DusB, producing the protein MTAEATLSRPLAGALRIGPHTVQPPVVLAPMAGITNAPFRTLCREFSGGKGLFVSEMITTRALVERNEKTMQLIHFDASETPRSIQLYGVDPVTVGKAVRMIVDEDLADHIDLNFGCPVPKVTRKGGGSALPYKRNLLRAILREAVGNAGSLPVTIKMRKGIDDDHLTYLDAGRIAVDEGVTAVALHGRTAAQHYGGTADWDAIARLKEHVPEIPVLGNGDIWCAEDAVRMVRETGCDGVVVGRGCLGRPWLFADLVGAFEGDGREPARPRFGEVAVVMRRHAELLGQWLGDEARGVIDFRKHVPWYTKGFAVGSELRRALATASSLAELDEHLGALDAAQPWPAHADGPRGRTAPGKRVVLPDGWLEDPYACAVLDDDAEADTSGG; encoded by the coding sequence ATGACCGCTGAAGCCACCTTGAGCCGTCCCCTCGCCGGCGCCCTGCGGATCGGCCCGCACACCGTGCAGCCGCCGGTGGTGCTCGCCCCCATGGCCGGGATCACCAACGCGCCCTTCCGCACGCTGTGCCGGGAGTTCTCGGGCGGCAAGGGGCTGTTCGTCAGCGAGATGATCACCACCCGGGCGCTGGTCGAGCGCAACGAGAAGACCATGCAGCTGATCCACTTCGACGCGTCCGAGACGCCGCGCTCGATCCAGCTCTACGGGGTCGACCCGGTGACCGTCGGCAAGGCGGTGCGGATGATCGTGGACGAGGACCTCGCCGACCACATCGACCTCAACTTCGGCTGCCCGGTGCCCAAGGTCACCCGCAAGGGCGGTGGCAGCGCGCTGCCGTACAAGCGCAACCTGCTGCGCGCGATCCTGCGCGAGGCGGTCGGCAACGCGGGGTCCCTGCCGGTCACCATCAAGATGCGCAAGGGCATCGACGACGACCACCTGACCTATCTCGACGCCGGGCGCATCGCGGTGGACGAGGGCGTGACCGCGGTCGCGCTGCACGGCCGCACCGCCGCCCAGCACTACGGCGGCACCGCCGACTGGGACGCCATCGCCCGGCTGAAGGAGCACGTCCCGGAGATCCCGGTGCTTGGCAACGGCGACATCTGGTGCGCCGAGGACGCGGTGCGGATGGTCCGCGAGACCGGGTGCGACGGCGTCGTGGTCGGCCGCGGCTGCCTGGGCAGGCCCTGGCTGTTCGCCGATCTGGTCGGCGCGTTCGAGGGCGACGGGCGGGAGCCGGCCAGGCCGCGGTTCGGCGAGGTCGCGGTGGTGATGCGGCGGCACGCGGAGCTGCTCGGCCAGTGGCTGGGCGACGAGGCGCGCGGCGTGATCGACTTCCGCAAGCACGTGCCCTGGTACACTAAGGGCTTCGCGGTCGGCTCCGAGCTGCGCCGGGCGCTGGCCACCGCGTCCTCGCTGGCCGAGCTGGACGAGCATCTGGGCGCGCTGGACGCCGCGCAGCCGTGGCCGGCGCACGCCGACGGGCCGCGCGGGCGGACCGCGCCGGGCAAGCGCGTGGTGCTGCCGGACGGCTGGCTGGAGGACCCGTACGCCTGCGCGGTGCTGGACGACGACGCGGAGGCGGACACCTCGGGCGGCTGA
- the nirD gene encoding nitrite reductase small subunit NirD, with product MAGGRTAAAGWVELRTAQGWLPVCAVDALEPGRGVAALLPGGGQAAVFRDGAGGVYAIGNVDPFTGAGVLAHGLLGSAAGRCYVASPLLKQRFDLADGRCLDDEAVAVPAYEVRLV from the coding sequence CTGGCGGGCGGCCGGACGGCCGCCGCCGGGTGGGTCGAACTGCGCACCGCGCAGGGGTGGTTGCCGGTGTGCGCGGTGGACGCGCTGGAGCCCGGGCGGGGCGTGGCGGCGCTGCTGCCGGGCGGCGGGCAGGCGGCGGTGTTCCGCGACGGCGCGGGCGGGGTCTACGCGATCGGCAACGTGGACCCGTTCACCGGGGCGGGGGTGCTGGCGCACGGCCTCCTCGGCTCGGCGGCCGGGCGCTGCTACGTGGCCTCGCCGCTGCTGAAGCAGCGCTTCGACCTCGCGGACGGCCGCTGCCTGGACGACGAGGCGGTCGCCGTCCCGGCGTACGAGGTCCGCCTGGTCTGA
- the nirB gene encoding nitrite reductase large subunit NirB has translation MDTQANATIVLVGHGMVGQRFLEALAEQGVTPAARVVVLCEEPRPAYDRVHLTSYFSQGASPQDLDLTDHAALAAHGVELHVGDPAVAVDLDSRTVTARSGLTVGYDTLVLATGSYPFVPPVPGRDAEGCFVYRTIEDVLAIEAYAKDAERGAVVGGGLLGLEAAGALRGLGLDTHVVEFAPRLMPAQVDEGGGAALRGRVEGLGVAVRTGVGTQEITAGPDGRVTGMRLTDGSELPVDMVVFSAGVRPRDQLARDCGLVVGERGGVVVDASCRTSDPAVFAIGECALAADGRVYGLVAPGYEMAQTVARTLAGGSAAFTGADLSTKLKLLGVDVASFGDAHGAAEGAADVLYSDARAGVYRKLVVGGDGTLLGGVLVGDSSSYEVLRPLAGSVPPVPAEQLVLPAGAGAPAPLGPAALPDSAVVCSCHHVTKGAIRAAVAEQGCGSAAEVRGCTRAGTGCGSCVKVLGQLVDAELEASGIEVDKGLCGCFALTRAELYEIVLALRITSYRELLRRHGREGARDGEGCEVCKPAVASVIASLAPAIGASGHVLDGEQAALQDTNDHFLANMQKNGSYSVVPRIPGGEITPEKLIVIGEVARDFGLYTKITGGQRIDLFGARVEQLPLIWTRLVDAGFESGHAYGKSLRTVKSCVGSSWCRYGVQDSVRMAINLELRYRGLRSPHKLKSAVSGCARECAEARSKDFGVIATANGWNLYVGGNGGATPRHADLLAQDLSDAELVRLIDRFLMFYIRTADRLERTSVWLERLPGGLEHVRDVVVHDSLGICAELEELMVGHVAGYRDEWADTVNDPERLRRFVSFVNAPDTPDPTVRFVAERDQIKPEPVLVPVLTKR, from the coding sequence ATGGACACGCAAGCGAACGCGACGATCGTCCTGGTCGGCCACGGCATGGTGGGCCAGCGGTTCCTGGAGGCGCTGGCCGAGCAGGGCGTGACGCCCGCCGCGCGCGTGGTGGTGCTGTGCGAGGAGCCCCGGCCGGCGTACGACCGCGTCCACCTGACCTCGTACTTCTCGCAGGGCGCGAGCCCGCAGGACCTGGACCTGACCGATCACGCGGCGCTGGCCGCGCACGGCGTGGAACTGCACGTCGGGGACCCGGCGGTCGCGGTGGACCTGGACTCCCGCACGGTGACGGCCCGTTCGGGGCTGACGGTCGGCTACGACACGCTGGTGCTGGCGACCGGCTCGTACCCGTTCGTCCCGCCGGTGCCGGGGCGGGACGCCGAGGGCTGCTTCGTGTACCGCACGATCGAGGACGTGCTGGCGATCGAGGCGTACGCGAAGGACGCGGAGCGCGGCGCGGTGGTCGGCGGCGGGCTGCTCGGCCTGGAGGCGGCGGGCGCGCTGCGGGGGCTCGGACTGGACACGCACGTCGTGGAGTTCGCGCCGCGGCTGATGCCGGCGCAGGTCGACGAGGGCGGCGGCGCGGCGCTGCGCGGCCGGGTCGAGGGCCTGGGCGTGGCGGTGCGCACCGGCGTCGGCACGCAGGAGATCACCGCGGGCCCGGACGGCCGGGTCACCGGCATGCGGTTGACCGACGGCTCCGAACTGCCCGTGGACATGGTGGTGTTCTCCGCCGGGGTGCGCCCGCGCGACCAACTGGCCCGTGACTGCGGCCTGGTGGTGGGCGAGCGCGGCGGTGTGGTGGTCGACGCGTCGTGCCGCACGTCGGACCCCGCGGTGTTCGCGATCGGCGAGTGCGCGCTCGCCGCCGACGGCCGGGTGTACGGGCTGGTCGCCCCCGGCTACGAGATGGCGCAGACCGTCGCCCGCACGCTGGCCGGCGGTTCGGCCGCCTTCACCGGCGCCGACCTGTCGACGAAGCTGAAGCTGCTGGGTGTGGACGTGGCGTCGTTCGGCGACGCGCACGGCGCCGCGGAGGGCGCGGCCGACGTGCTGTACAGCGACGCGCGGGCGGGCGTCTACCGCAAGCTGGTGGTCGGCGGCGACGGGACGCTGCTGGGCGGCGTGCTGGTCGGGGACAGCTCCTCGTACGAGGTGCTGCGTCCGCTGGCCGGCTCGGTGCCGCCGGTGCCGGCCGAGCAGTTGGTGCTGCCGGCGGGCGCGGGGGCGCCGGCGCCGCTGGGGCCCGCCGCGCTGCCGGACTCCGCGGTGGTGTGCAGTTGCCACCACGTGACGAAGGGGGCGATCCGGGCCGCGGTCGCCGAGCAGGGCTGCGGCTCGGCCGCGGAGGTGCGCGGCTGCACCCGGGCCGGCACCGGCTGCGGCTCCTGCGTGAAGGTGCTCGGGCAACTGGTGGACGCGGAGCTGGAGGCGTCCGGCATTGAGGTGGACAAGGGCTTGTGCGGCTGCTTCGCGCTCACCCGCGCGGAGTTGTACGAGATCGTGCTCGCGCTGCGGATCACCTCCTACCGCGAACTGCTGCGCCGGCACGGCCGGGAGGGCGCGCGGGACGGCGAGGGCTGCGAGGTGTGCAAGCCGGCCGTCGCCTCGGTGATCGCCTCGCTGGCCCCGGCGATCGGCGCGAGCGGGCACGTGCTGGACGGCGAGCAGGCGGCGTTGCAGGACACCAACGACCACTTCCTGGCCAACATGCAGAAGAACGGCTCCTATTCGGTGGTGCCGCGCATCCCCGGCGGCGAGATCACCCCGGAGAAGCTGATCGTGATCGGCGAGGTGGCACGGGACTTCGGGCTCTACACGAAGATCACCGGCGGCCAGCGGATCGACCTGTTCGGCGCGCGGGTCGAGCAACTGCCGCTGATCTGGACCCGGTTGGTGGACGCGGGCTTCGAGTCGGGGCACGCGTACGGCAAGTCGCTGCGGACGGTGAAGTCCTGCGTGGGCTCGTCCTGGTGCCGCTACGGGGTGCAGGACAGCGTGCGGATGGCGATCAACCTGGAGCTGCGCTACCGCGGCCTGCGCTCGCCGCACAAGCTCAAGTCGGCGGTGTCCGGGTGCGCCCGCGAGTGCGCGGAGGCGCGGTCCAAGGACTTCGGGGTGATCGCCACGGCCAACGGCTGGAACCTCTACGTCGGCGGCAACGGCGGCGCGACCCCGCGGCACGCGGACCTGCTCGCGCAGGACCTGTCCGACGCGGAACTGGTCCGGCTCATCGACCGGTTCCTGATGTTCTACATCCGCACCGCGGACCGGCTGGAGCGCACCAGCGTGTGGCTGGAGCGGCTGCCCGGCGGCCTGGAGCACGTACGGGACGTGGTGGTGCACGACTCGCTGGGCATCTGCGCGGAGCTGGAGGAGCTGATGGTCGGGCACGTGGCCGGCTACCGCGACGAGTGGGCGGACACCGTGAACGACCCCGAGCGGCTGCGCCGGTTCGTCTCCTTCGTCAACGCGCCCGACACCCCCGACCCGACGGTCCGCTTCGTCGCGGAGCGCGACCAGATCAAGCCCGAGCCGGTGCTGGTGCCGGTCCTGACGAAGAGGTGA
- the ppdK gene encoding pyruvate, phosphate dikinase, giving the protein MGTLPAVRAARCVRTARSRRPVAGRQKKQKFVYDFTEGNKDLKDLLGGKGANLAEMTNLGLPVPPGFTITTEACKVYLESGQEPPALRDEVSAHLDALEQRMGRKLGAPADPLLVSVRSGAKFSMPGMMDTVLNVGLSDASVAGLAEQAGDERFAWDSYRRLVQMFGATVLGVPGELFEDALERAKRDRGAASDLDLDAACLRALVEEFKAIVAREAGRGFPQEPREQMDLAVRAVFDSWNTERAALYRRQERIPGDLGTAVNICSMVFGNLGADSGTGVAFTRDPATGHQGVYGDYLQNAQGEDVVAGIRNTVPLAELERIDKASYDQLLSIMETLETHYKDLCDIEFTIERGRLWMLQTRVGKRTAAAAFRIAVQLVDQGLIDEAEALRRVSGGQLAQLMFPRFDDAEAGAAGVRRIGWGIAASPGAAVGKAVFDSYTAVKWSRSGEKVILIRRETNPDDLNGMIAAEGILTSRGGKTSHAAVVARGMGKTCVCGAEELEVDTKRRRLTATGPDGAPVVLEEGDLVSIDGSTGKVYTGEVPVVPSPVVEYFEGRMHAGAEEADELVRAVHRIMAYADRVRRLRVRANADNAEDALRARRFGAQGIGLCRTEHMFLGERRELVEHLILADTDAERDKALGALLPLQRADFIELFEAMDGLPVTVRLLDPPLHEFLPDITELSVRVALAEAREDENENDLRLLQAVHKLHEQNPMLGLRGVRLGLVVPGLFAMQVRAIAEAAAHRLAAKGDPRPEIMIPLVGTVQELEIVRDEADAVIAEVERATGTRLRLPIGTMIELPRAALTAGQIAEAAQFFSFGTNDLTQTVWGFSRDDVEASFFTAYLEKGIFGVSPFETIDRDGVGSLVRAAAEAGRATRPDLKLGVCGEHGGDPESVHFFHDAGLDYVSCSPFRIPVARLEAGRAANAAATR; this is encoded by the coding sequence ATGGGTACGCTCCCCGCCGTCAGGGCAGCGCGGTGCGTGCGGACGGCGAGGAGTCGAAGACCCGTGGCGGGACGTCAGAAGAAGCAGAAGTTCGTCTACGACTTCACTGAGGGCAACAAGGACCTGAAGGACCTGCTCGGCGGCAAGGGGGCCAACCTCGCCGAGATGACCAACCTCGGGCTGCCGGTCCCGCCCGGCTTCACCATCACCACCGAGGCGTGCAAGGTCTATCTGGAGTCCGGCCAGGAGCCGCCCGCGCTGCGCGACGAGGTGAGTGCGCACCTCGACGCGCTGGAGCAGCGGATGGGCCGCAAGCTGGGCGCGCCCGCCGACCCGCTGCTGGTGTCGGTGCGCTCCGGCGCGAAGTTCTCCATGCCCGGCATGATGGACACCGTCCTCAACGTCGGCCTGTCCGACGCCTCGGTCGCGGGCCTGGCCGAGCAGGCCGGCGACGAGCGGTTCGCCTGGGACTCCTACCGCCGGCTGGTCCAGATGTTCGGCGCGACGGTGCTGGGCGTGCCCGGCGAGCTGTTCGAGGACGCGCTGGAGCGGGCCAAGCGGGACCGCGGCGCGGCCAGCGACCTGGACCTGGACGCCGCCTGCCTGCGCGCGCTCGTCGAGGAGTTCAAGGCGATCGTCGCCCGGGAGGCCGGCCGGGGGTTCCCGCAGGAGCCGCGCGAGCAGATGGACCTCGCGGTGCGCGCGGTCTTCGACTCCTGGAACACCGAGCGGGCCGCGCTCTACCGCCGCCAGGAGCGCATCCCCGGCGACCTCGGCACCGCCGTCAACATCTGCTCGATGGTCTTCGGCAACCTCGGCGCCGACTCCGGCACCGGCGTCGCCTTCACCCGCGACCCGGCCACCGGGCACCAGGGCGTCTACGGCGACTACCTGCAGAACGCGCAGGGCGAGGACGTCGTGGCCGGCATCCGCAACACCGTGCCGCTCGCCGAGCTCGAACGCATCGACAAGGCGTCCTACGACCAGCTGCTGTCGATCATGGAGACGCTGGAGACGCACTACAAGGACCTGTGCGACATCGAGTTCACCATCGAGCGCGGCCGGCTGTGGATGCTGCAGACCCGGGTCGGCAAGCGCACCGCGGCGGCCGCGTTCCGCATCGCCGTGCAACTGGTCGACCAGGGCCTGATCGACGAGGCGGAGGCGCTGCGGCGGGTCAGCGGCGGGCAGTTGGCGCAGCTGATGTTCCCGCGCTTCGACGACGCCGAGGCCGGAGCGGCCGGCGTGCGCAGGATCGGCTGGGGCATCGCGGCCTCGCCCGGCGCGGCGGTCGGCAAGGCGGTCTTCGACTCCTACACCGCGGTCAAGTGGTCGCGCTCGGGCGAGAAGGTCATCCTGATCCGCCGCGAGACCAACCCCGACGACCTCAACGGGATGATCGCCGCCGAGGGCATCCTCACCTCCCGCGGCGGCAAGACCTCGCACGCCGCCGTGGTCGCCCGCGGCATGGGCAAGACCTGCGTGTGCGGCGCGGAGGAGCTGGAGGTCGACACCAAGCGGCGCCGGCTGACCGCCACCGGCCCGGACGGCGCGCCGGTGGTGCTGGAGGAGGGCGACCTGGTCTCCATCGACGGCTCCACCGGCAAGGTCTACACCGGGGAGGTGCCGGTGGTGCCGTCCCCGGTGGTCGAGTACTTCGAGGGCCGGATGCACGCCGGCGCCGAGGAGGCCGACGAACTCGTGCGCGCCGTGCACCGGATCATGGCCTACGCCGACCGGGTGCGCCGGCTGCGGGTGCGGGCGAACGCCGACAACGCCGAAGACGCCCTGCGGGCACGGCGGTTCGGCGCCCAGGGAATCGGACTGTGCCGCACCGAGCACATGTTCCTCGGCGAACGCCGGGAACTGGTCGAGCACTTGATCCTCGCCGACACCGACGCCGAGCGGGACAAGGCCCTCGGCGCGCTGCTGCCGCTGCAGAGGGCCGACTTCATCGAGCTGTTCGAGGCGATGGACGGACTTCCCGTGACGGTGCGGCTGCTGGACCCGCCGCTGCACGAGTTCCTGCCCGACATCACGGAGTTGTCGGTGCGGGTGGCGCTCGCCGAGGCGCGCGAGGACGAGAACGAGAACGACCTGCGGCTGCTGCAGGCGGTGCACAAGCTGCACGAGCAGAACCCGATGCTGGGCCTGCGCGGGGTGCGCCTGGGCCTGGTCGTGCCGGGCCTGTTCGCGATGCAGGTCCGCGCGATCGCCGAGGCCGCGGCGCACCGCCTGGCCGCCAAGGGCGACCCGCGACCGGAGATCATGATCCCGCTGGTCGGCACCGTGCAGGAGCTGGAGATCGTCCGCGACGAGGCCGACGCGGTGATCGCCGAGGTCGAGCGGGCCACCGGGACCCGGCTGCGGCTGCCGATCGGCACGATGATCGAGCTGCCGCGGGCCGCGCTGACCGCCGGGCAGATCGCCGAGGCCGCGCAGTTCTTCTCCTTCGGCACCAACGACCTGACCCAGACCGTGTGGGGCTTCTCCCGCGACGACGTGGAGGCCAGCTTCTTCACCGCCTACCTGGAGAAGGGCATCTTCGGCGTCTCCCCGTTCGAGACCATCGACCGGGACGGCGTCGGCTCGCTGGTCCGCGCCGCCGCCGAGGCCGGCCGGGCCACCCGCCCCGACCTCAAGCTCGGCGTGTGCGGCGAGCACGGCGGCGACCCGGAGTCGGTGCACTTCTTCCACGACGCGGGCCTGGACTACGTCTCCTGCTCGCCCTTCCGCATCCCGGTCGCCCGCCTGGAGGCCGGCCGCGCGGCGAACGCGGCGGCCACCCGATGA
- a CDS encoding TetR family transcriptional regulator codes for MPPETLTPTRILEATEDVLRRYGPAKATVVDVARALGVSHGSVYRHFRTKAALREAVTQRWLDTEHAELQALADADGPAGDRLGRWLAALFAAKRHKAGHDPELFATYLSLADENSHTVAAHVDQLVGQLARIVADGVAQGVFAPCDPAATGRAVWDATARFHDPVYARQWFQPDIDAAFEAVRGLVLRGLRGGPA; via the coding sequence ATGCCGCCCGAGACCCTGACCCCGACCCGCATCCTCGAAGCCACCGAGGACGTGCTGCGCCGCTACGGGCCCGCGAAGGCCACCGTGGTCGACGTGGCGCGGGCGCTCGGGGTCAGCCACGGCAGCGTCTACCGGCACTTCCGGACCAAGGCGGCGCTGCGCGAGGCGGTCACCCAGCGGTGGCTGGACACCGAGCACGCCGAACTCCAGGCGCTGGCCGACGCGGACGGCCCGGCCGGCGACCGGCTCGGCCGCTGGCTCGCCGCGCTGTTCGCCGCCAAGCGGCACAAGGCCGGGCACGACCCGGAGCTGTTCGCCACGTACCTGTCGCTGGCCGACGAGAACAGCCACACCGTCGCCGCCCACGTCGACCAACTCGTCGGCCAGCTCGCGCGCATCGTCGCCGACGGCGTGGCCCAGGGCGTCTTCGCGCCGTGCGACCCCGCGGCCACCGGACGCGCCGTCTGGGACGCCACCGCGCGCTTCCACGACCCGGTGTACGCGCGGCAGTGGTTCCAGCCGGACATCGACGCGGCCTTCGAGGCGGTGCGCGGGCTGGTCCTGCGGGGACTGCGGGGCGGGCCGGCGTAG
- a CDS encoding OsmC family protein: MASARAHTYETEVVWTGNAGEGTATYRSYRRTHEIAATPGGAPAIPGSADPHFHGDADRWNPEQLLLASLSQCHMLSYLHVCAISGVVVTAYTDRATGTMEETPDGGGHFTRALLRPEVTVASPEMAEKARTLHERAHRLCFIANSVDFPVDHEPTITVTPA, translated from the coding sequence ATGGCGTCAGCGCGCGCGCACACCTACGAGACCGAGGTCGTGTGGACCGGGAACGCGGGGGAGGGGACCGCCACCTACCGCTCCTACCGGCGCACCCACGAGATCGCCGCCACGCCCGGTGGCGCGCCCGCCATCCCGGGCTCGGCCGACCCCCACTTCCACGGCGACGCCGACCGCTGGAACCCCGAGCAGCTGCTGCTCGCCTCGCTCTCGCAGTGCCACATGCTCTCCTACCTGCACGTGTGCGCGATCAGCGGCGTCGTCGTCACCGCCTACACCGACCGCGCCACCGGCACGATGGAGGAGACCCCGGACGGCGGCGGCCACTTCACCCGCGCTCTGCTGCGCCCGGAGGTCACCGTGGCGTCCCCCGAGATGGCCGAGAAGGCGCGGACCCTCCACGAGCGGGCCCACCGCCTGTGCTTCATCGCGAACTCGGTCGACTTCCCGGTGGACCACGAGCCGACGATCACCGTCACCCCCGCGTGA